ATTTATTGATAAATAAGATTTTGTGTGACAGTTGTTTCGTAATATTTATTTGGATTTATCTAAATAATGCTCATTAATTGGCTGATAAAAGATTCCGAAGACGAAAACTTATCTTTTGGAAATAATTAAGTAAACCACTAAACGTATAGATTTTCATTGCATTAAATATTCAGAgattttaatttctttccatcTCTTTTTGGCAGTtgattatcaaaattaaaatgcttTGTGAATGTAATATGAATTAGTCATTATAAACTTGtctatatttatacatattctatatattttttataaaataattaactattaaaataacCAAATCTTTTATAAAAGAGTAATTAATCAAACTTTtgcttaataaaataattaattttttttatgaaaacaaAACTAATTCATTATGTTTTGGTAATCTAGTTTGATTATACATATAAATCTAGTTTAATTATAGTTATGAATATAATTTGTTTATAAAcgtttttaaattttgattattaagtaaagattcaattcaatttctatttatttttttaaaggatAATAATGTTATTCTGTCCAAAAAAAACATTTTAGTCCTTAACAATATTATTTTGGGACAATATAAAATTATctgttgaaaaattttattatatataataatcaaaattaattttgtagagaattttattttataatttatggGAATTTTAAACCCTCAAATTATTAATAGATTTatctttgaaataaatttatatatacacacattCCAAAAATCTAATTACAAAAAGAAAACCAACAAATAATACAACTCAAACAATTACATCTATTATCATAAATACAAatatatcatatattttttttatacgcgtatttatatacatacaacatatAAGATAATTTTTTGTCCTTCTTAAAAGAATGAATTCTGAAATAACACATCAaagaaaaaataactaaataacaTTTATATTCTGAAAGTATTACCAGTAAACGTCTAAAACTCAATAAACtgttcaaaaaaaatttcatatcttcgttgaaaaatattaaaatataagaGGGTGAGAATCAAACCATACAATCTTAGtagaaaatttttagaattgtcataaaaaaaagtataaatataCGTTGCCATATGACAAGTGATTTATATTAGTCTTATGATTTTTAGTGATTTATGctatgattttcttttttcaaattcCTTTTGTTCTTCTAAACTTTTAGGATGCAACTGCTACTCCCTAAAACTCATACTCTTCAacatcatattttttttttaatcacacTTTTCTTACAATTATCCAATTTACTTTTGTTACGGTATACTTTTCTCATTTTCAGTGATAAGACATTTTCCTCGTCACCTCCTATTTCTTTTTAGGTTTATCGTCTAACAAAACTCTTTTTGTAAACATCACAACCTTCTCCCTACAATGTCGAATCGGCTATTCCTAAACAGTCGCAATCAAGCAAATAATCACATATATTTCCAATTACATACACACAAACAAACAAGcaaataatttcaaataatatacaaataaatGCAATATAATGCATGTATATCGTTATCACCAAAAATCCGATAACATCTCTGAAATGAACATTACATGTATATCGTTGTCtgtatttcaaaaattattttctctaTAAGCGTTACGTATTCGTGAAAAAATCATCCTTCCAATCCTCAGGCGAGTATTATGTATCGGCATCCTCACTAAGACCATACTAATCATTATTATCAAACTATGATAAGTATGACGAAACCACCATTCCTACATAATAACATAACATTGAGTAAGTAAGACGAAGTCACTATCCTTGCTAAACAAGCAATTAATATCACAATCACGCAAGTGAGACGGAACCTGTTTTCTTGCTAAATTAGTAGCCATTTCATAGTTAGAATCATGCAAGTGGGAAGGAACCATAGTTATCAAAatcggaccggaccggccggaGTGGTCTGGCCGATTCGGTTTAGGTTGCAGATCGTTTCTGCAATTAACCCGGTCAACGGCGGTCAAACCCGTTGAAAACCGGACGAGTCAACGCGAACCGGTGCGGTTCGGGCGCATGAACCGCGCGTCTCCACGGTGCACCGGCGGGCATGCTAATCACAGTAGAAACACCTTGTTAATTAATTCACAAAAATGCATCACTTGAGATTCGAACCAAGAAGCTTGTGCAAAATCTTCAACTACCTTGCCACTATGCCAATCAATCTTCTGTGATAATTATAagctaataataatatataataagaaaatTTACATGACAATGCTCTAAGCTAACAACCATACACTAGTTCATATGTCtaacattaattttatttataagtAACTTTTTTTTAGATTAGACCATTAAATTAAAGgctaataatttatataaattatatatatcatattaaAGTAATAAGCTAatgaaatttatatataatttatttaaatttaaataatataaaatattaaaccctaatttttattttttaataaatattgtattataattttatatatttatttaattattaccGGGTTAAACGGTTCGACCACTGACCCATCGGTTGAACCACTAACCCAGTGATTCAGTAACTTCACCGGGTCGATTGCCGGTTCGGTTCTGATAACTATGGAAGGAACTCGTATCCTTGCCACACAATCATATTCCAATAATGCAAGCAGAACAACACCTACGTCCTTGCGAAATAAACAATTTTaccattaataaaaaaattttgaaaataaaataaattattgaaaaGTGACTCACACTACAAGAAAACACCTTTATTACTatgcttttaaagcgtggcaaaaaactAAAAAAGCATAATGATATCAtttcgccacgcttttaaaatGGTCACATCTGCAAGTGTGGCGGTTGTTTTATCGTTACACTTTTGATGACCTATATATTGCCACGCTTTTTTTATCGTATGTGGGCGATATGGCAAAAGCTTATCTCACCGAGCATGAATATAAACTACACACATTTTCTTGGAGAAAACATCAATAGTTTACATCTAAAAATGATTATTTCAACTTAAGTAAGCACCACAAGGGCATGTTCTAGAATAAAACTCACATAAAGGTCATGCTCGGCGTAATCAAAAGCAAGATACAGAGACATGTCCGCGTGATTGATATGTACAGTTACAAGCTTCACAACATTCTCGTGGGTTCTCTCCCTCAGCAGCTGCACCAATCAACAAGTTGAAGCTGCTAAAAATCAACCCAAAGCACCCCATGGTATCCAAAAATTAGAACTACACACAGATACAATTCAATTTCCACATCTCAACAACTGTATTACCTATTTAATTTCACCAACAATCCAACGTCATCAAGAAACTAAAAtctacaaataaaataaaatttgaaactaaaagaaaaataaaacacaaGTCCAACTACTTGAGGTCCAAAATTTCACAACTTCCTTTAGCTAGAAACATAGCAGAAAACGTATTGAAGACTTTGAAAATAGAGTAAACAATTCAATTTCCACGTTCTAACAACTGCATTACCTTAATCACCATGACAATCACCATCAATTCATCATCAAAAACACATAGCAATAATCCATCAACAAAATTCACTATcaatcaataattttattaagcACAACAATAATCCATCAACAAAATTCACTATCCTACCTTGCAGCACCATTGCAATCCTCATCACGGTGCCTATGGCTCGAACGGTGAACCCTATGGGCCATCCCATGGTCCTAAAAGAGCATGTGACCACGATACCCACGGGTGCCGCCTCAGACGAGCCGGCCCGGTCACCTTCAAGCCAatgcctcttcctcttcttcgtCCTCAATGACGCTTGACACATTCTTCTTGTTCATCCGCTTCCTGGCATCTTCAACCATTTTGAGCGGGAAAATATTCATGTTGATTGAAAGAGGGGTCTTGAGAGTGGCGTAAGCCTTCTTGTAATCGGGTTTTGCTAAGAGGATGCCactgcgcttcttcttcttcctttccatGTTTAGGGTTTGAGCCCTCTTGACTTCGAAGCCGTAGAGGGACTCGAGGACGCGCTTGATCTCGATCTTGGTGGCGGATGGGATTGTCTTGAGTGTGATTTCTTGGATGTTGGTGAAGCTCGTTGGCATTAGCAGCTTTATTGGAAGGTTTGCAAACTACTCCTACGTGAGAAGGATGgaaaaggaggagaagagagTTGTAGCTGGGACTCGCGAAGGCACCATGAGAGCGACAATAAATCCATCACCGCTGTTGCTGTCCTACGTGTCTGCGTGAGAAGGATGGAAGAGGAGTGTTTGAATGAAGGAGAAAGGGAGACGCCGCTGCTATGTGAATTAGGGTTAGGGAAATGGGGAACAAAGGTTTTGTTACTGCATTCTCACTCTcagatacaaaaaaaatattttttttgaaattttttttgccaTACTTTTGAAGCGTGCTAAAAAAGTTATAATAAACAGCCACACTTTTATAACGCTACTATAATAAAATTATgttgccacgctttaaaagagTGTTTGTTTCTCTCTCTATGACCATGTTTTTTAAGCATGACAAAAAAAACGTGGTTAAATCTCGAATCAATTGCCATCCTCATAAAAGTGTAGCCATAGACCCCTTTCGCCACGCCTTCTAAGTGTCGCAAGAAAAAACGTAACCGAATTTGTAATCAATTGTCACCCTCACAAAAATGTGATTATTGACTACTTTTAGCAAGTAGTCATTTTTTTAAAGCGTGACAAGAAAAAAACGTGGCTATAggcctttttcttgtagtgctcgtactaaaattttcaaaaactcaaaatcTTATAAATAATGATAAAAGTTATAATGATAATGATGAGAAAGATGATAATAATTAGTTCTATcgttgaaaaaaattttgtaaacaTTTTAAATCCatacaaattataaataaaatttttacaaaattagtttttattattatttaataaatttttttatactgttccaaaataatattattaaaaactaaagtgtctttttttcttttaaaataaaaatcactttatcattagaaaaataaaagaaatcgAGTTGAATCTTTACTCTTTTGATTATTATAATGGTAAGTTATTTTTCTCGTAGGAGCCTTTGGTTAGAGGGATATACTAGGAAGACAACTAGAAACAGATTAGCAATTGGAAGATTTCCACTTTCTCTCGTCTTAATTAATTGTacactttaaattttaatttttaacacaTAATATTGTTTTTACATAGCTAATAAGTGGAACATTAAAAGTTTTTCAACATAcctataataaattaattaatgtgagaaaataaattaataatgtaATTAAAGAGAGTAATTATcaagaataattttataaattaatttttattttttataacccTAATATATTTCAACAATTTCCCCAATCCAATTGAATATTTAAAAATGGACAGTTAATTAAGAATGCATGAAATACATTGACTAAAAGTTATGTTAGTCCAATCTGTATCATAATGTccgtccaaaaaaaaaaaaaaaccaagaaaaacaaaaaatactattagaaaatcatgtaaataaactaaattaattttatagaaaaagacaaatttcaatttacataattaatatcttattttgttataaaaaaaactaCGTCATTATATTAAACTCATATTTTAAAACCTTAAGAAACACATAAAAGAAAGATATTATGAAACAaagtaatatttatattttagaataaactattatttttatttataaatgttcaaaatactaataaatttacttcaaaaaataaaatttttatatttataaaagatgaactttaatttcttgacaaaataaattactaaaattctgaaaaataaaaataaaagatattacAAAACTATGAAAAAAATGAACCACTTTAATCATCCTAGACTTCACTTATACACTCAGTTTGGACATTAAAGAGTATTGGAAAAAATTATTAAGGACAAATtgcataaataaattaaatagagaTCAAATAATCCAAATGTAGCTTTTGTAGAAACATTACACTTCGgtcctcttttatttttatttaatcgGTTGAATGTTTTTATGGATTACACATTTTAACATAGCCATGGCACGTTAAAACATATTAATATATATGAAAGAGTGATACAACATAATACACTGGAGGTTAGACAACTACGAAGACTTTCATGTTGAATCAAATTTGCATTAGGCTACAGCGAATTATTTGGAGAAGCATAATTAGTTCTTCCTTGCAGTGAATTATGAATAAATACATtattaacaaataaataaataaataaataatgtttataattaattattataagcattgtttaactttatttatttatttatcatgtaaaaaatatttttttaattaagttgaGCTGGTCTAATAGTTAATTTATCAATGTGTttaaataagatataaaaaatataatttaaaaaaaatataaattataattttttaaaaaatattttttatttttttagaatttttatttttattattaaaaatttatcaaactctttttattaaaaaaatttctttttttattaacttaacaAACACGTTTTCAAAAAATAGCAGGGAGATTCCGGAGTAGATAGATTATATGGAGTTGATAGATTTGGAACTGTCAGGATAGGAAGAATGTACACATGATTTGGGAGATCCTCTTAGTGAATAGCAAGAGAACTTTGAGAGATTGTATTTAAAAGGCTTGGCAAGTCTTTTGTTTGTTGGAATCTGAAGTTATTGATGGGGTCCAAAGCCTTTTGAGACCTTAGACACATGGCAGAATCATGCAAGCTTCAAAAATGTAGTGCCCAAAGAATGGGATAAGGTGGAAAGGGTGGAAGGAGTATTGAAGAGTTGTTGCCACAGGTTTTATCATCTAAAGATATATGGCAAGCAAGAAGAGAGAAAGGAAAGAGTGCTGCAATCAAGATAGTATTGAGATGTGCAAGAGGGTACAAATATACGGTGTGTTTTATTTGTCTTTTGTTGATTTTGTATTCTTTGATTCTGTGTtactattttttatgtttttattatttagtgattgtgtattaaaaatatgaattttttgtataaaaataattttaaaatattcaaaaagtaTGGTTAAAAAAAGTCAAATTTTTATTAGAAGTGTTAGGTAAAAGGAtgaaatttaaaagaatattttgaggagttgaatttttttttagtaaaaattaaattagtagAAGTGAATTAGTTAGATTTGAAATGTAGATAATGTCATTttgataaaaagaaatcaataAATTAGATATTCCTTTTCTAATGTCACATGAGTACCTTTTTATTCGAAAACCTCCTCGCTACGGACATCCAGAACAAtattcataactttaatttAACTTATAAAGATCAACTTCTTCCTTACATTCATTTTTGGTTAAAATGACTTAAAATAATGGGatacttaaaaatattttctgcCAACTATCTTATTTAATAACAAATTTTGGGATAAAAAGATAGACTAAATATTTTATTGTAACATTAGATAATAATGAACTCCctttaaaatagttttatacTATAAAAGGAGCTCAACTCATTTCTCTtgaaggattttttttttaaaaatcagagtttttatttacttttatctctcctctaattttttttattgttcttcGTTTTATTCATCAACttcaaacaaaaatttataaaattggtATTCGAGTGTTCCAACAAAATACTCAACAACGAGATTAATTAACCTTTATACACTTTAAAAGAGCTCATTATTCATTCTCTTGTGATATTAGTAAATGTCTCAACACTTATTCTCCACCTCTATTTCTCATCTCTAATTCTTGTGTtacttatttgtcattaataaaaatattttttttataaatttatttaccTCTAATTTCTCATCTTAATCTATTTTTTACTTAATCTATTTTCATAAAACTCATCGAAACAATTAGCAATAAATTTTGATTGgtgaaaaaagaaattttattcattattaaattaaaaataatacacttttttcattttctttataaaataaacttatATATATCGTGACTCTGACGAACATACATTGATGACACCGATATATATATTGACACAAgagaatatataaaatattataaaaagctAAGCATTCATAACACATCACAATTACAAACCGATAGAGAGAGATCTTTTTAAGTATTGCATCGACAATTCAAagtccatattttatttatttatttaactttaaATACTTATGTCTCttcttctatatatatatatatatatatatatatatatatatatatatatatatagctttaATTTTACTCACGGTTCTCCCAAATCTtgatatgaaattcatccttAAATCCCAGAATTGGATTTCGAATAACTTTTCCTCCTTTGATTTTTGTCCACCTGATAATATAAATAGGATAAAGTTGACATATGTTATATATGTTTGTCTAtagctttctttttttttatcttatgaaCAACATATGATGTATATATCATGACATAATAAATTTGAATTCTCTAAAGTAAATAAGTTAGTAAAgtgacaaaataaataattaattattattaattttataatttttataaaatgtgtattttattattttaatttaagagtgattaattttttattttatcattttatcaattttttttttttattttagagaatcttaatccataacatatgaaaattattatttaatgtgCTACCTATATTTTGTGACCAAAACATGAAGAAAGGTGGCTATGAAAGCTCTAGTTAACTCAGCTCCTGGACATTGTGCCAATCCTCCACCAAAAGGCTTGAAATTTTTTGTCACGGTGAGGGAGTCAAGCTCCTTCATTCCATTCAAAAAGTGTAAGAAATTTGTTAGTGATCAAGTTAATAGAGTAAGATAAATAAATGAAATGAAAATTTCATACACACTTTCCAGCGCCCTGGATTGAAGGTAAGTGGGTCTTTATATATTTCTGAGTTCATATGAAGGCTGGGAGTAAAAATCAGGATGATCCAATTAGCTGGAATTACATATtctgtaaaattataaaaattaaacatattatATCATCATCTTACAAAATTTGGAATAGTTAGAGAGAATTGGAGTTTACCATTGAAGTGAATATCTTTTAATGCTATTCTTAGTAGTCCAGGAAGCAAAGTTGAGAACCTAAGAGCCTCATTCAATACCTGGAGTATGCATCATAACAATTACTTATTAACAATGaataacaaattaataaaattttttatttatttgaataaatatcTGTATCTTACTATTTATTCAAAAGAAAAGTTTTTTTTacgatttaaaattttttaatcagtttttaattatttaaatagtgagtaaataatcattttttactataaaaaattttgacactaacaaaactgactatgaaaaattaaaactaaagtTACACCCGAACAAGATAAGCTTCGTTAGACAAAAATAATcgattattaaatttttattcataatttcataAACACCCTCTCTGTCTTTTCCTCTTCCTTCTCTAACCCTAATCTTAACTTGATAATCTAACCGCTCCTCCCtccctcctcttcctccttctctCCACCCTTCTCTGCCGCCACAAGAGAAAGCTGCAAGTAACGGAGCTAAGGCGGTGGAGCGCCGATTCCAGATAGAGGCAGTTGACACTATCTTCGACGTGCTCCTCAACCTCCGTCAAGGAATACCACGAGCTTTTCGAGAAGCTCACCGACGTCGTTTTAGTTTTCGTCTTCCTGAACGGCCTCAGCGAGGATGTGAAGGCGGAGCTGAGTACCTTTGACACCAAATCCCTCTCCGATCCAGGGACGGACATAAGGGGGGCGAGTGGCGGCCTCGGCCCCCCaactttttttaatagtaataagttattatgtataatttaatttttttaaaaaaattatttattattttgtctagtataaataaaagttcagtctaatttaaatattaataatttttaatatctacaaagtaagtaacaatattaaagaaatcagaaaaagatattattactaatattttttaattaaataaaaattttcaaatctcataaagtgaattctttttcttcttgtggccgtctttttttattcatttggtATTAATTTTCTCTGTTTCAACTACTACAATTAAGagatctttttcaactatgaatattgtgaaaaataacttagaaacaaaataaaagatgaatttcttgctaattgtcttttagttatattgaaaagaaaattactgaaaaatttgacacaaattcTATTATTGGTGAATTTTATGATACGAAGATTTGACCACTTCgttaataaaaagtatacacatatttttttactttaaaatatattctttgTCGGTATATTTTTGGAATACATCttgtattatataatttttttacataacttttaatattatatgtgtTTTTGGTTCTCCATAATATCATTTCTGGATCCGTCCCTGTTCCGATCTAATGGACCTCGCGAGTGTTGCCGAAGCGAGGTGCCTCGCCTTCGTGGATCCCGAGAACAACGCGCTGATGAAGTTAGCGTCATTTCGGTGAGGGTGGTAAAGGGTTTGAGAATGTCGACGACTGAAGAGTCGTGAATTGTTGCAGAAGTGTGTGCAACGGGTTGACTGTTGAGGTTCAAGGAGCGAAGATGGAGATAAAGTGGAATTTCTTCGTTCTGGATCTTGCAGAAGGTGCAGAGATCACCAACTCTAACACCACCTCTCACCACCTCCTCCTCCGCCCTCGTCTCCTTTCCGTACTGCTGGCACTCACACTTCTGTCGCTCGCGGCGGAGATCGAAAAATTCGGTAGTCAGTCACAGCAAGCTCAGGCATCAGATCTCAATTAGTGATATTGATAAAATTATTAAGAAGTGAATGATGCAAGAGTAAAACAGATCTTAATTAGTAAGGTGCAATTTACAAATTTTATGGATTACCATTATGTTGCTGTTAGAGGGGTATGTTTGTAATTTGTGAAGGAGGATTTGGAGGGTTTGGATGTTTGGAGAGAAAGTTGTGGTGGCAGagaagggaggaggaggagggaGGGACAGTTAAATCGTTAGGGTTAAAGTTTGGGTTAGAGAAGGAAGAGAAAAAGATTGGGGTGTTTATGaaattatgaacaaaaatttaataaatagtCATTTTTTTCGAAtgaaacttattttattttatatgagtataactttagttttaattttttatggttAGTTTTGTCCacgtttaaattttttatagtaaaaaatagttatttactCTTAAATAGTCGGTTTAAGTGATTTTTGTACACAATGATATACTAATGTGTCGAGGACCGTTTAGATCAATTATTTACATATTTTAAAATGATGATAAATGATAATGacattttttcaatttatttttgttaagataGAATTAAAGAGAAGTAATAATTAAGATTTGTAGTTTTAAACTACCTGCTGTGTAAATTTCATGGATTTGTATTCATTCCATGTCAATGAAGAGCTTGATTTGTCTCTACTTCTGAGAATGTCCTCATGTTCTCCCTAATATGAttagaaaaagtgaaaaacaatgGTTACTGAGCAACTCTTctttatactaaaaatatatatttggtttaataaatataataaataatacatacTCTGAGTTCTTCAATCACAGAAGGATGATCTGATAAAAACTTAAAGATTAATTGTATTATTGATGAAATTGACGCAGAAGAAGCAAACCATATCCCTAATATGACAAAGACAATTTGGTCATCATTCATAACTTTGTTCTTTTCTAGGTCATTAATTGCTTGGTCAAGAATATCTCCTCGGTATTTTTCTGGTGAATTGCGCCTTGCTTCTAAGATATTCTTAACAATTTTAATTGCTTTCTTCCATTCCTGAATGAATTCAGTTCCAAAGAAAACATCGTTAACATGTTAACATTTACTATTTGGATGTTTAAGGAAAAATTATTCATATTTAATTTTACATTGTTAACATAACAGAATTGTCACATATTAATAACTAAGGATTTATGTTTACATTATATATTTACAATCCTTTGTATTAGTAATTTAGTATAGTATATAAAAAGTaaactcataaaaaaaatttaaaataaaatttggtaTTTTAAGATTCCATACCTCCAAACATTTGTGGTAATTTGTTCCTGGAATATTTAATGGAATTGTCTTCAACCCTTCTGTAAAATTTGTGAATAATTCTTCTGAAATTCTTTCAGTATTGCGAGGTAAATTTTCAATATCATACCCGAAAAAAAACTTTGCAAAAAATTGAAAGTTCATCTGCAACACAagaccaaaaaaataataagacgATCAagcttaattaatttttttttcaaactagTTTAGAATAGTTTTAGCTATGAGTGTTCATGGCCCGGACCGAATTTAAGTAAATTTGAATCCAATCCTAAAAAGCTGTCGAATCTATTTCGATCCGACTCAGAAATGACCCGAAATAAATCGGGTCGACCAGATACtaaaattagtatatataaatttataaattttatatattaaagtaataaaattttacttttaaaaattaaatttaacaaatgttatatcatatttatatcaaaataaattataaagtataatagtataatatgaCATTACTAATTTcactctaaaatatatttttttttattgttaaaacCAACTTCGAGTGAGGTCGAATGATCCAAAACATAACTCAAACCCTATCGAAAAATAACAACGGATAAAATTGACAAATCCAAACCCGACAAAAATATATCTCAAATCTGAGCCAAATTTTGGACCGAGCTAGATTTTAGACCCCTATAATTTTAGCTAACAAAGCAATATATATACCTTTGTTATAGATTGTTTAACATCGATAGATGTTTGAGTTGACCATTGATGAAAAGTGTTGAGAATCATCTCTTCAAATAGAGGAATTAACTTTTCTCTTATGCGTTCAGGACCAATGTGATTTAGAGTGATGCTTCGAATGTGCTTGTGGATGTTCCCAAAAAATATTTCAGATTCACCAAATTGTCGAAACATATTGGAGACAGGACCTGCCCATAATTCAACCAATTTGCCTTCTTGCTGAATTAAGTAATTATTGAATTCACGGTCTGTTGATATCACAATCGGTTGATAAAATAAACTAGTTCGAAATATAGGACCAAATCTgttgacaaaaaaataattgtttgattattaatgttattatcagcacttttTAGTAGGAGTGTTTGCGGTGCGGTTTAGATCGACTTTGAGTCAAAAATTCATCCGATCCGAACACTATATTTATTTGCGGTGCggtttgaatttgatgatttttttaaaaaaatccgatccgatccaattTTGAACGGTTTGAATTAGATTGGATTTGcggttttgtaaattaaaaaaattaaatatatataacaagtctcaacatcaaattttaaataactaaCAATGACATAACAAGTCTTAACAATATCTTAAAAGACCAAGAAtaacataacaatagaaataaaattataggttagttaaaataaataaataaatcacattttgaacataaaacatctattaaataataataatacatgaaaaatataaaaatgtataacaaattgaatatgttataagtataattgtaaacataataatattataatacaTTGTGcagtttggattggattgg
Above is a genomic segment from Arachis stenosperma cultivar V10309 chromosome 1, arast.V10309.gnm1.PFL2, whole genome shotgun sequence containing:
- the LOC130961609 gene encoding cucurbitadienol 11-hydroxylase-like; the encoded protein is MWILGLSIVAVLVIYVFHWIIILTNPKFRNRSSLPPGSMGFPFIGETFQFMIPSYSLDIHPFITKRIQRFGPIFRTSLFYQPIVISTDREFNNYLIQQEGKLVELWAGPVSNMFRQFGESEIFFGNIHKHIRSITLNHIGPERIREKLIPLFEEMILNTFHQWSTQTSIDVKQSITKMNFQFFAKFFFGYDIENLPRNTERISEELFTNFTEGLKTIPLNIPGTNYHKCLEEWKKAIKIVKNILEARRNSPEKYRGDILDQAINDLEKNKVMNDDQIVFVILGIWFASSASISSIIQLIFKFLSDHPSVIEELRGEHEDILRSRDKSSSSLTWNEYKSMKFTQQVLNEALRFSTLLPGLLRIALKDIHFNEYVIPANWIILIFTPSLHMNSEIYKDPLTFNPGRWKELDSLTVTKNFKPFGGGLAQCPGAELTRAFIATFLHVLVTKYRWTKIKGGKVIRNPILGFKDEFHIKIWENRE